In one Bacillota bacterium genomic region, the following are encoded:
- a CDS encoding sugar ABC transporter permease, whose protein sequence is MELPVKRSFHFEDKIKNPILKKIYKQRHLFLMLIIPLCIYILFDYVPLTKIYWAFTNYGEVRLDKVEFIGLANFKRLFGTQSFLRALKNTVIISLYKILYGFPIPIIIAILLNEIRNKAYKRTVQTIIYFPHFLSWVVIGSIFYMLLAPQNSINAQIAYLLGKEPIYWFASRKYIRSLLVVSDIWQGAGYGAIVYLAAISGIDINLYEAAIVDGASKFRQIWHITLPSIRSTIVIMLIFRLGRILNVFQQVLVMVKPIVYEMGDVIQTYAYRTGISEMKIGYGMTVSIFKAVVSLVLVLVANKTAKYFDEEAIF, encoded by the coding sequence TTGGAATTACCGGTTAAGAGAAGTTTCCATTTTGAAGATAAAATAAAAAACCCTATCCTGAAGAAAATATACAAGCAAAGGCACCTGTTTTTAATGCTAATAATTCCTTTATGTATATATATTCTATTCGATTATGTGCCTTTAACAAAAATATACTGGGCTTTTACCAATTACGGCGAGGTACGTTTAGATAAGGTTGAATTTATAGGGCTTGCCAATTTCAAGAGACTTTTCGGCACGCAGTCCTTTTTACGGGCGTTAAAGAATACGGTCATTATAAGCTTATACAAGATTTTATATGGCTTTCCAATACCGATCATAATTGCGATACTTTTAAATGAGATAAGAAATAAGGCATATAAAAGGACAGTACAGACGATTATATATTTCCCGCATTTTCTTTCCTGGGTGGTAATTGGAAGCATATTTTACATGCTCCTTGCGCCACAAAACAGCATAAACGCCCAAATAGCATATCTTCTTGGCAAAGAGCCGATATACTGGTTCGCAAGCAGGAAATATATACGCAGCCTGCTTGTTGTTTCTGATATCTGGCAGGGAGCGGGGTATGGAGCAATTGTTTATTTAGCAGCAATATCAGGAATAGATATTAATTTATATGAAGCAGCAATTGTCGACGGCGCGAGCAAGTTCAGGCAAATATGGCATATAACGCTCCCCAGCATACGTTCAACAATCGTTATCATGCTGATATTCAGGCTTGGGAGAATACTAAACGTGTTCCAGCAAGTTCTTGTTATGGTAAAACCGATAGTGTATGAGATGGGGGATGTAATACAGACATATGCCTACCGGACGGGTATAAGCGAAATGAAAATAGGGTACGGGATGACCGTGAGTATTTTCAAGGCTGTTGTCAGCCTGGTTCTCGTGCTTGTTGCAAACAAGACGGCTAAATACTTTGATGAAGAAGCGATATTTTGA
- a CDS encoding response regulator codes for MYDLMIVDDHKWTREGLTRNIPWKKKGIRVKYVVSNGKQALAAMNEHPVDIIITDIKMDIMDGLELTKHVKSKWPSTKIIMISAYPDFSYAQEAVNMGVSAYILKPIKEEELIEKISRVIETIESERLNISKALEFDRFNVSDLLKEYITGSRPNDANILDKLCKKGIDLLKGKSIVFTVKVLRKHDLQKKVYQDIFNMGKNFASFIHGSLTIGVYTHAGEMSQYDFNKYLLRLKDEFKGLDLRICTGSMAKKPEELRKSYQDSLKVYNYAFLCNLKGIISYDKVKDKISRHENGVFFDFNEVRNIINSYGEIDIARYIDSILEMHKRSNTDRYLIESQCVSMLVEISRYVSERGILPESIFEKCGPISSMKDMEFLEDISNYIKNVLYSVIHEVKKRNTKKIRPIVKRAIDYACKNIDMKDITIKSIAEKIGVSYVYLSKAFKQDVGVNFTEYLNRYRVGISKKYLVETDMKIYEISDIVGLEPKNYYILFKKYESITPMEYRKMYG; via the coding sequence GAACATTCCCTGGAAAAAGAAAGGCATCAGGGTGAAATACGTCGTGAGTAACGGGAAACAGGCATTGGCGGCAATGAATGAGCACCCTGTTGATATTATAATTACAGACATTAAAATGGACATTATGGACGGGCTTGAGCTTACAAAACATGTGAAAAGCAAATGGCCAAGCACCAAAATAATCATGATAAGCGCGTACCCTGACTTTTCATATGCACAGGAAGCAGTCAATATGGGAGTGTCCGCATATATCCTGAAACCTATTAAAGAGGAGGAACTTATAGAAAAAATATCCAGGGTTATCGAAACGATTGAAAGCGAAAGGTTGAATATAAGCAAGGCACTTGAATTTGATAGGTTTAATGTTTCAGACCTCCTGAAAGAATATATTACAGGCAGTAGGCCAAATGATGCGAATATATTGGATAAACTGTGCAAAAAGGGTATTGACCTTTTAAAAGGCAAATCAATTGTTTTTACTGTTAAAGTTCTAAGGAAACACGATTTACAAAAGAAAGTCTACCAGGATATATTTAACATGGGCAAGAATTTTGCTTCATTTATTCATGGTAGTTTAACTATTGGCGTTTATACGCATGCCGGAGAAATGTCCCAATATGATTTTAATAAGTATCTTTTAAGATTAAAAGATGAGTTTAAAGGCTTGGACCTGCGAATATGCACGGGTTCAATGGCAAAAAAGCCAGAGGAGTTGAGAAAATCTTATCAAGATTCTCTAAAAGTTTATAATTATGCTTTTTTATGCAATTTAAAAGGGATAATTTCTTATGATAAGGTTAAAGATAAGATAAGCAGGCATGAAAACGGTGTATTTTTTGATTTTAATGAAGTAAGAAATATAATAAACAGTTACGGGGAAATAGACATTGCCCGGTATATCGATAGCATATTAGAAATGCATAAACGTTCAAATACGGATAGGTACTTGATTGAGAGCCAGTGTGTAAGTATGCTGGTTGAAATATCAAGATACGTGTCCGAAAGAGGTATATTGCCAGAAAGTATATTTGAAAAATGTGGGCCTATTTCCAGTATGAAAGACATGGAATTTCTTGAAGACATAAGTAACTATATAAAAAATGTTCTATATTCCGTTATACATGAAGTGAAAAAAAGGAATACCAAAAAAATACGCCCAATAGTAAAAAGGGCTATTGATTATGCCTGCAAGAATATTGACATGAAAGACATTACCATTAAAAGCATTGCAGAAAAAATTGGCGTGAGCTATGTTTACCTGAGCAAGGCTTTCAAGCAGGATGTGGGGGTAAATTTCACCGAATATTTAAACAGGTACAGGGTAGGGATTTCCAAGAAGTATCTCGTGGAAACTGATATGAAAATATATGAGATAAGTGATATTGTAGGCTTGGAACCAAAAAATTACTACATCTTGTTCAAGAAATACGAAAGTATCACACCAATGGAATATCGCAAAATGTATGGATAA
- a CDS encoding histidine kinase, whose amino-acid sequence MDKLKTGMVKMHLSIKYKIFLIFFSIFLLFALCVMYFVQSIMTGELEEKMTELNMQNTELVIKDIDNYLEQMRSVYYNILTDKELWIEIEAIDEKQKYNRYNYTLNKLRTLTSSYKSIYSIYLYDINDNVFISSDQGIEILLCDDWIGEAQKDNGRIKLTYIRDNNQPINTLMAYTGTMKKDLFEKDIAYVSVNALGEYMKQMVYPENLSENTLQFVLDHQDNVVFGDDIDDFNFIIGNITGKIGSFENTYNGIEYLLIYGVSQDNNWKYIQMLPKKEVFSPVIKVRNVVYIIFVVFILIGMICSYLTAKLFSGPINKLVKIMEEYRKNEGDLQVVKAQRGDEFRYLYESFNNMVYRVDRLIDEVYKANLYKKELELRNIHESINPHFIYNVLDSIIWIMRLKKYKKGITLLETFSTYLRNILHRNREFVSIRETEQELITYCELQKFFFNDIINYEINFSEEIKDYAIMTLLLQPVIENIYIHAFKNLKKPGEIKIMGSLEGEKIVFRIKDNGIGMSRDKIMKIKKNMKEFKIEEDSRYFGLGSVYQRIRLVYGEECGVDISSEPGKGTLVTIVIPAKEKIDRGI is encoded by the coding sequence ATGGATAAATTAAAAACGGGAATGGTGAAAATGCATCTGTCGATAAAATATAAGATATTCTTGATATTTTTTTCCATTTTTCTATTATTTGCCCTTTGTGTCATGTACTTTGTGCAGAGCATCATGACAGGAGAACTTGAGGAAAAAATGACGGAACTGAACATGCAGAATACCGAGCTTGTTATCAAGGATATAGATAATTACCTTGAACAGATGAGGAGTGTCTATTACAATATTTTGACCGACAAGGAACTATGGATTGAAATTGAGGCTATAGATGAAAAACAGAAATATAATAGGTATAATTACACATTAAACAAGTTAAGGACCCTTACCAGCAGTTATAAAAGTATATATTCCATTTACCTGTATGACATAAATGATAATGTTTTTATAAGCAGTGATCAGGGAATAGAAATCTTATTATGTGATGATTGGATTGGGGAAGCCCAAAAAGATAATGGAAGAATAAAACTAACATATATTCGGGATAATAACCAGCCAATAAATACCTTGATGGCATACACAGGGACAATGAAGAAGGATTTATTTGAAAAAGATATTGCGTACGTATCGGTAAATGCTCTTGGTGAATACATGAAACAGATGGTATACCCGGAAAATTTAAGTGAAAATACGTTGCAGTTTGTCCTGGATCATCAAGACAACGTGGTTTTTGGGGATGATATTGACGACTTTAATTTTATTATTGGCAATATTACGGGCAAAATAGGAAGTTTTGAAAATACATATAATGGAATTGAATACCTGCTGATATACGGTGTTTCCCAGGATAATAACTGGAAATATATACAAATGCTTCCTAAAAAAGAAGTGTTTTCACCAGTCATAAAGGTAAGAAATGTTGTATATATTATATTCGTGGTATTTATCCTTATAGGCATGATATGTTCATACCTGACTGCCAAGCTTTTCTCGGGGCCGATTAATAAACTTGTGAAAATAATGGAGGAATACAGGAAGAACGAAGGTGACTTACAGGTTGTCAAAGCGCAAAGAGGAGATGAATTCAGGTACCTCTATGAAAGTTTCAACAATATGGTGTACAGGGTTGACCGCCTTATAGATGAAGTATACAAAGCGAATCTTTATAAAAAGGAACTGGAACTGCGCAACATCCATGAGAGCATCAATCCGCATTTTATCTACAACGTCCTGGATTCAATTATCTGGATAATGAGATTGAAAAAGTATAAAAAAGGCATAACCCTGCTTGAAACCTTTTCAACATACTTGAGAAATATCCTTCACAGGAACAGGGAGTTTGTGTCTATAAGAGAAACAGAACAAGAGCTTATTACGTATTGTGAGCTCCAAAAGTTTTTTTTCAATGATATAATAAATTATGAAATAAATTTCAGTGAAGAAATAAAGGATTATGCAATTATGACGCTTCTTCTTCAACCAGTCATAGAGAACATATATATCCATGCGTTTAAGAACCTTAAAAAGCCAGGGGAAATTAAAATCATGGGAAGCCTTGAAGGGGAGAAGATAGTATTCCGGATAAAGGACAACGGCATTGGAATGTCCCGGGATAAGATAATGAAAATCAAGAAGAACATGAAGGAATTCAAAATAGAGGAAGACAGCCGTTATTTCGGCCTTGGAAGCGTATACCAAAGGATCAGGCTTGTATACGGGGAAGAATGTGGTGTTGATATATCAAGCGAACCGGGAAAGGGAACGCTGGTTACAATAGTTATTCCTGCAAAAGAAAAAATTGATAGGGGAATATAG